The following are encoded in a window of Mustelus asterias unplaced genomic scaffold, sMusAst1.hap1.1 HAP1_SCAFFOLD_35, whole genome shotgun sequence genomic DNA:
- the LOC144482327 gene encoding histone H2A-like: MSGRGKGGGKARAKAKSRSSRAGLQFPVGRVHRHLRKGNYAERVGAGAPVYLAAVLERSTAEILELAGNAARDNKKTRIIPRHLQLAVRNDEELNKLLGGVTIAQGGVLPNIQAVLLPKKTSAASSKSK; the protein is encoded by the coding sequence ATGTCTGGAAGAGGAAAGGGCGGCGGAAAAGCTCGGGCCAAGGCCAAGTCTCGCTCCTCCCGGGCTGGACTGCAGTTCCCGGTGGGCCGTGTTCACAGGCACCTGAGAAAGGGCAACTATGCTGAGCGTGTGGGTGCCGGAGCCCCGGTCTATTTGGCTGCTGTGCTCGAGCGCTCGACcgctgaaatcctggagctggccgggaacgcggcccgggacaacaagaagacccgcatcatccccagacacctgcagctggccgtccgcaacgacgaggagctcaacaagctgctgggagggGTGACCATCGCTCAGGGCGGGGTGCTGCCCAATATCCAGGCCGTGCTGCTGCCCAAGAAAACTTCTGCGGCCTCGTCCAAGAGCAAGTGA